In Phaseolus vulgaris cultivar G19833 chromosome 3, P. vulgaris v2.0, whole genome shotgun sequence, the sequence CCAAATATTATCACTAAACTTGTAATGATGTTGAATCTTTGTGTTAATCTTATAGACTTACGTGTTTTAATTAACTTCATTTtgagttatatattttttcaattttattttaatgctatttaatttatatataataagatattgatgttttttttttatgtttttattatttcatttattttttataaagagtAAAACACGCTATTCTGATATTTAAAAATTctacatatataataaataatataagacAGGTTCCATTAGAACAGTGGTCTGAGCCCTTGATTCGGAAGTGCTGACCAACAAAAACGACGTCGTGAAAGAAATATAGTTAACAGTTAATAGTTGAATTTATCCTATAAGTTGGATAAAAAGAAGTAGCGCAGGGAGCAGAGGCATTGGCAATGGAGAAGCTGGCTTCTTCAACTGCAACCGTTCCCACGCAACACTTCCTCTTTCAACTTCAACACTCTCTCTTTCCCATTTGCGCCTTCGCTACCTTCCACCGGAACCCCACCCAATCCCTCTCCCACCTCTCTTCCAGAACCAGACACCGCCGCTTCCAAGTATTCCACGCCAAACAAGACCAGCTCTGGGTCGGCGAAGAAGAATTGAAACTACAGTTAAAGgaagcagaagaagaagaaaaagattcGTATTTGGACGAGGACGACTCGTCTTTCTTGTCCCTCAGCGACAAGCCCGACCGGAACATCGCCTTGCTCGACGATTACGAGAGTGAGGAGCTTGACTTCGATACAGGTCCCGACCACCGGAGCGGTTCGTGTTTCCCTCTAGGGTTTCTGAATTTATTTTGTTTCGTTCAGAGAGGAGTGTCATCAAGAATTTCTCTAATACACTCTTTCTATAGGATAGCAGTTAAAATTAAGTGAAAATTACTAAGTTAGGATAACTAGGACAGCAAAATTTATGATTTCCCATAAATTTCAACCATAATAGAGAGTGCGTCAAAAGCAGTATGCTTGGATAGGGTTCAATAACATGTTAGAAAAATCTAAAATGCCGGATATCTGGCGTTAGAGTTGGTTCATGCTTTTATATTTCTTCAAATGCAGGATATGTGGCGTTACTTGGGAAGCCAAATGTTGGGAAGAGTACATTGGCCAACCAAATGCTTGGTCAGAAGTTGTCAATAGTTACTGATAAACCTCAAACAACCCGGCATCGGATTCTGTGTATATGTTCTGGAACCGATTACCAGGTTTTAATCTTGTTATTGGTTCCTAATTCTTCTGCTTGGGTTTGTCAGCTTGTCTAGTTGGTTCTTTGTTTCTCATGTGGTGCGTGGCCTGTAAAAATTGTTATGCCTGTTTTTGTTTTCCTATTTCTTAAATGTGTGATGATACTTGTTTGGGTTCAGGTTGGATAATTCAAAATCACGTTTAAATACTGGTTATAACTGATTCTAGTtccaaaattgattttgaaatgaAGCAACTTTAGCTAGTGCATGTTTAGATTGAATTCAGTAACACATCATTCATGTCATATGTGAAGCAACTTTTGTTTAGTTTCCTTGTGTTTACTAGAATTGGCGTGGAAAATAAGTACAATATGCACGTCCTTTAATGGAATCCAAACACGCTATCAGCTTTTGTGTTGAATAAAGACATTTATATTGGATTTTGCTATTAACttgtttttagaataaaaacaCCCAAACACACACCACTTCATTCCAAAATCAGTTTTGCAAATGGTCACCCAAACACACAATTTGGAGAATATTTTTGAGTTGATGATTTATTTCATTCTAAAATCAATGTGATCTTCACTAACTAATATCATGCTCAATGCTGTCCACATTTCAAAGAGTGTCATTGGCTTCTTATAGTGGAAGCTTCCATTCTTAGTTATATCATAAACTAGAATAGAGACATTCAATTACATGAATTATAGTTTTCTTGGATATTTATCATCCTAGTGCCTTTTTTAGAGATAAATGATCTTGCATATTGGCATTTCATTTGAAACTGTTACACAGAAATTAAATGAGGTGGGGGTAATTCAAATTGATATATTGTTCtcttttaatattatatgaatTCACAAGTTCAACATTGTGCACAAGGTAAGTGTTTGTTATTTTTTCATGAGTCATGTTAATACTAAATTTGAAAACTTAATGGATGTACAcctgaatttatatttttccatttttctgACCTTCAAATCTCTTGCAGATGATACTTTACGACACACCTGGTGTTCTACAGAAGGAAATGCACATGTTAGACTCAATGATGATGAAAAATGTTCGCAGTGCAGCAGTTAATGCTGACTGTGTATTGGTTCTTGTGGATGCACGTAAAGCTCCTGAAAAAGTAGGGATCTTCCTTTACAAGAATGTTTTAGTTTTATTCTCTTTCCTGTTTTTCCAAACTGCTTCCTATCTCTAGATTGATGGATTGTTGGAAGAAGGCATAGGAGACCTCAAAGATAAACCCCCCACTCTATTGATTATAAACAAGAAGGACCTCGTTAAACCTGGCGAACTTGCAAAGAAACTTGAGGTTGGAACAAAGTAGTTAGTATTCATATTCACATGTATAAGTTAATTCATTGGTTTTGGcatggtttttttttctttcaaaaatttatgtcttcattatttcaaatttcttgcagTGGTATGAGAAATTTACTGATGTTGATGAGGTTATACCTGTTAGTGCGAAATATGGTCAAGGGGTTGAAGATGTAAAGGACTGGATACTGTCAAAGATTCCCAATGGACCAGCTTATTATCCTAAGGCATGTCAAAAGTCAGAATTTTGTTGTCCTCATTCAAATTTCATTTTTGCTATCTCATTGACTCATTTCACAGTTTGAAATAAAATGAGGACCCCATTAAACTAAACCACAAAATAACCATTTCTTCTGCTACTCCACACCTGACTACAAAAAGAGTAAATGCATTTGATTATATAGAGTTTTCATTTGCTGCTTAAACTGAAATAAAAACCGGTAGTTTCCTGGGGTTTATGTTTAAGGTCATTAAGGTGAACTAGGCTGTATATAAATGTCCATAGCAATCTGTTAGGTTCCCAGTCACAAATACACATGTTGTTTTACTTGATTTATAACAGTTCccattaattttactttttatatattgacaatcaaacaaacaaataacTCAGCCTTTTCCCAGTGATGTGGGGTCAGCTATATAGATCATGTGATGCCACAATGTTCTGTTATGAATCATGttaatttttcttgttgtatAAAGATGTGTTATAAAGAAATTTAAGTGACATTCATCCACGATATGTTATATAGATCCTACTTGAGAAGTCACAGTATCAATTTGAAGCTTAGCATATGCATCCTGATTAATTTTGTGGCCTTCAGTCCAGCAATCCCATTGTGATTATCTTGTCAATATGCCGTACCATCTATAGGCACGCAGTTATAGACTGTAGTGGGTGACATAGTAATGGTATGGAGAAGGTTGTTAGTGCTTTCTCCCAACTAATGTGTAACTAATTACATATGTAATGGTTCTGGTACTCTAAGAACCGGAAAAATGAGGCATTTTAGATGATATATGTCATATATACAAGTTACAACTGTCATCGACCTCCCATGGCTTGAACAATTAAGCTGTAATGCACCATGACTAAATCGCCAATCTGTAGATACCACTCATCAATATTGTTCAAGTATTACAAATAGTGTATGATATTTCCTTCTGCTCTGTACAGATTTCATCCACTGATATATTGTAGTGCAGATCCCCTTTGCTATCGCTATAGCATGTTATTCAAAAATTTGGATACAATAAGAACCTGAATATACCCACTTGCCATTTCTTCTACCTACTTgtttctttcattttctatGCTGCCTTGACTTGCCTGAATTTGCAGGATATAGTCAGTGAGCATCCAGAAAGATTTTTTGTGTCTGAAATTGTTAGAGAAAAGATTTTTATACAGTATCGAAATGAAATTCCATACGCATGTCAGGTAATCATCTTCATTTTTATGTGATATAGCCCACTTTCCCCTCTCAAATTGAACGAATAACTAACTTCTTTttgtcaaaatattttcttatatccAATTCTTTCAGGTAAATGTTGTAAACTATAAAGCTCGGCCGAATGCAAAAGATTACATACAAGTAGAGATTTTGGTTGAGAAAAACTCACAGAAGATTATCCTTATTGGAAAAGTATGTCACTTGAACCAGAATTCAGTGGATCATTTGTGAAATTGTGGAATTTATTTGTACAGTCAACACTACCAATGTTATTACTGCTTTTCTTGCTTTTGTGTACTCTCTAAACACTGAATTTGATAACATTGttgcaaaaaataatttttatctgTTTTGATGGACATGCATTGCAACTGAAAGTAATCTTAGACTTCTGATATTTTTGTTCTTCTCTAATCTTAGAAATTGtctttattttggaaaaaatcAAAATACTGCTAAAGATGCCTCTTCCCCCTTTTCAATGAGCAGTTAGCTGGTGCATATTTTAAACTGAACAGTAACCACTTGTATGTTTTGCTCAAATACACCAGGAAGGAAAGGCTTTGAAACTGCTTGCAATGGCTGCTCGCCTTGATGTTGAAGATTTTTTACAGAAGAAAGTTTATCTTGAGGTGAGCCAATTTTTTACGCTACTCATTTTGAAGACATTTTCCTTCTAGACTGGAATTtttattctatatatatatataccgtTGTCTGAAATCTGAACAGATTGAAGTAAAGATTAAAGAAAATTGGCGACAGGATGAAGGGCTTCTAAAGCACTATGGTTATGGGGGTCAGATACGTGTTATATAATGTGAAGATGGctaaacaaaaaatattcatCTGGCATCTAGTATAATATGTAAGTTAAGatcccttttttttttttgatcagcaaagTTAAGATCCCTTGCCACGGTTGCTATCAAAACTTGAGCTGTATATGATTTTGGTTGACACTAACCCTCTTCCCTTCCTTGTAGGCCTGTTAAATGATCCCTATTCGGTAAAAATgtgaattaaaaatatgttgaatGGAAAATTTAAGATATGGAAGCAATTTCATTAGCTTCTCTTTCCTTTCCCTATCacatttacattattttttgttttcggCTATTGTAGGAACGGGAGTGGTAACAGTGTTACGAATACATATTACCATCTATTTcaatcataataatatttttaagaaaaagctTTGTTAGGGTTCGTTTATTTTTGGAAAATAGGAACTTTAGCTGTTCATGTATAAACAGAGTGTATGTAAACTGCGTGACACAGTTGAAAGTTGAAGGAGAATACCAGATGTCTAATAATATTCGTAGTATCCAAAACTAGTTTAAACACACAAAATTTAAGTTGGCGTTGCATGACATTAAAATTGTCTATTCTCACAATTTAGTGAATCAAGGTATTAGGAAGTGAGTTTATAATTGATAATTTAGTTTTATCTTCGATATGTGATTTCTAAGAGACTCTCTCATGATGAAGAATGAACATCTCGATTGTGTGATCAAATATTTGTGAGTAGTCTAGTAGGAGTCTAATACCAGTGGTCCTAATGAACTTGCCTAAGATAGATTCTGAATTATTCTAATACTATACTATGAAGTGAGTTTAAATTAACTCATTTTCATAAAACTAATTTGTAAGGGGATGTTtatcttcatttatatattttaatttggtttTATTTGATGTAAGACATTCAACACAAGAGTTTCATATGTGCTAAGAGAGTTGTCTGCATCTTTTTGTCCGATAATGCTAGAGATTTGCTTCTAAAGAATGATACTTATGTGATAAACAAAAACAATCGGATGGTTGATGTACTTAATTGCTTACAAAATCATTATTTGTGTCTTTTGTGCCACATTTCTGTAGTTGTGCTAGTTGTATTCTATAGATGAATTTGTATGCAAGCGGATCCTTATTTTGTAAACtgtataaagaaaaagaaacaggTGAGGATccgtattttataaattttataaagaaagaaaaacaggtGTAAAGAATGAGTTGAAAAAATATTCTTCACTCAAGTAATAACTTAAATTGATGCATATGATTTTGATATTTGACTAGTACACTTTAATTGTATTGTTAACTACGAAATAATTTCACTTTGACCTACGTATTGCTGAGTCTTCCCTATTTCCCATGCATAAAAAAGTACTAATTAAAGCAGAAAACACATTAACAGTTTCATTCTAACTTTGTATTACTCCCTCTTTCTTACTGTCAATGTTTTCAATTGAAAGGATCTGATCGTGGAAGGATTTGAGAGACGACTTAATTTGCAAATCAAATGAATTGGCAAGGAGTAGTATATGATTCATAAGCAATTTTGCAAGGGATTGGCTTGCTGATCTTCCATTTAGATAGATATCTGCTCATGACAACCCCATGTATCCTTCCTAGACCCTAAACAACGAATAGCAAGCAATTCAGCAATCCTGAATCCCCTTTTTTGTTCCAATTCTTAGCTATAACGCTCTTTTCCACCTGATGTATGTACACATGGACCAGGCTCGATGAGCCAAAAAAGAAATTACatttttcttcattaaattATTGTAAACTTCTCTATtactttctcttttttcttttttttttttgtgtgaaaacAAATCTTTCTTGAActttatattgaataaatttataGTGTTTACCTCCCCCAGATTTACGAAGTATGAGAGTACATGAAAAAGGTAGAAGGAAAGCACAGAAAGGAGCCTGTCTGAGGTAGAGCACAGAAAAGAGCACACAAAGCAACTCAAAATCCCAAACCAAAGTCCCACGAACAAGAATGTAGGTGAGATGTGacaatacataattttttaagaactcaaatttggattttttttagaaaGGAAAGTTAGATTTGGATTCCCATATTTGTGGGGAAAGTCAGAAAATACATGAATGAGATTTGCATTTAACAGCTCACATGAGAAAATATGAAAAGATGCAATCGAAGTTGCAGTACATTTTGGATAAGAAAAGGCTGAGTGAGTTTAGGAAACTCAACATAGACACATCGACTAAAGGGCTATATGCTACTATATTGGACGGTCAACGAGAAAACCTAGAAGGTAACATTTTAGCCCTTTCCTTCCTCCTTCTACTCAGTATATCCCATCCTGCACTCTCCAAAGAATATGAAATCACAAAATTTCTATTtgaagtgtttttcaaactttgaaataaattttacaaaatctaaacatAGTAAGTgttatttactaaaaaaaaattcctcATATTCACGGGCTCAACATCAAAGCCTGCACCTATGGGCTATGGGCTACATAGCTCAAACGTTTTCTTTAAACTTTGTGGAGTAGTGTGGCTGTGAAACCAAGAAACATGTTTGGTTTTTTCCCGTGAAATAAGCCGAGAGAGAATGATGGTCCTTAAGGAACAACACGATAAGTTTAAACAAGAAAAGCAGCAAACAGAATATGCCTTCGAAACAACATCACCATTTTTTGTGAGTAATGGTCAATGTCACCCTTTTGCAGAACCCATTTAAACCGCACGATCGATTATTCCTATTCAGAAGGATTTGGAAAATGAAATATCTATTATCTGTCAATGTAGTGTACTTGAgattaaatgtttatttaaCTCTGCATAGTATCTTCTAAAAACATTTACAAATATTCCTCTTACTCCTTTTGCACTTTCCAGGCCAGAAAGTCCCATCTATTTCTCAAAATAAGCTTCTGCTTTCAACACAAAATCCCTTTTCAAGATCGTTGTCTTAAGATTCCGGTTAAGCTATTTTCCACCATCAATGGAGCTGCATGCCGTTTCCCTTTTCATCTCCCTCTTATCCTTATCTCTTTAGCATATCAttatatttagataaaaaaaaaaaaaaaaaatctgtctGTAGGAGGAAACGGACTTACTAAGACCAATACTTTTCTCATCTCAAATTTAatctttagatattaaaatagagtttttaaattgatggtctaaaataatatattttcattggATTGAGATTGATGCCCTATTATGTAGTTGGCTCATGACCCATTTCATGCATGTCTCCTTGTCCATGGCTACTCCTCATGCACAAAATAAGTAATTCTATGAAGTTTTTATGCCTCCACCCATTAATTACCTTCAAGTTAATTAGCCTTAAGACACCGAAAACTATGTGAaattagttaaataaaaaaatgtaatgaaattctttgcattGCTAGACATATATTCGTAAGCATGCacttaaacaaaatattatgttttaacATCTTAGATTATGCTCTCTAATCATTCATCCATAATTTAAGTAACAATCTCCTCAATTTTGTAATCAGTAATATCTTAATAACTAATCAATCATATTTATTAAGAGAGGTTCTATATTTCTAACATAGCTCCACGAAGATTAAAGTATATGATATTCCTAAATTTAACcaaattataaagaaattttATTGTTCTTGAATGtattaatataaactaattaaatCTTAAACTTATCTAGTTAGGTAATAAAGTAATTatagtttatataattttgtgtcctaatcaataataatgtaaaaaacaacaaaaacaatagatttttcattttcatattaGAGCATGCATAACCGTTATCTTGTTAAAATAAATGACATAATAATTTATAtgcaatttttaaaagaaaaaatgccACTAAAGTTTAAGTATTCCATAATTAACAATGGGAAAGTAACTTTTTCTCACTAATTTGACCACTTAATTAGTCATTTTAGTAATATATtgttgtaataaatatttttttaccttAAAACCACTACATCAActgtaataataattaatgtgCGACACGTGAAAAATTTGAAGCATTTTTTTGTTTGAAgtacaatttttaatattttaacttttaatttaagaatttttttatcattttttaaaacctAAACTCTAAACACATGCTATCAGTGATTTGATTAAAATTGTTGGGATAAGAATTTTGcttggtaattttttttttgagaatCGCTCTTTTTAAATAACTAGATGACaatattttctaataataaatattatcttcaaatgataataaaatttcaaactAAATTAATCGAAGTCTTGAAATGagatattttcataaaaatatagttttgaTTGTAGATGAGATAAAAATGTGAAGCAGAGAAGTCCTTTCcgagaagaaaaagagaaaaagagaaaaggaaTCGAGCTATAAGGACTTGTGCATTTAAAGAATAAGTCTCTTATTTGAAATGTCAGAAACCAAGTTATGAAGATAAGAAGTCCATAGAATCACACATTTTTTTCTCACTAAAGTGGATTGAACCAATTTTTATACATACCGCCACATCAACTCTGAAAACGACTTAAGAAGCTTATCACATCGTTAATTTCTTATCCCAAATAGACTTTTGTTGTTTTTCCatagtaaaagaaaagaaaagtggtTATAGGTCAGATTTTTtataaagtgatttttttttttcgttttctgCTTTTAGTCTTCACGCTTATCAGGTGTTAGTGATTTCTGATCGTATTTCTTTTCACCAAATGATTGTGGAGAAATATGTAAAAATAGTTCAAGGATCAGCACAATAATATGCAGGTGAGTTCAGAGAAAAAATCAtatcattataagaaaattatataatagaaatcaattttagaaaaaaaaatagttagttattatagtggctaaattagatatattttagaaattaaaaagtttttggtttctaaagtagtttttattattgttaaatagtttataaattggtatctaattagctaccaaagttttaactaccaattatttagattctaaatttggtagcaaaaactttgttagttaattagatactaatttaaaaaccatttaacaataataaaaactaatttagaaatcaaacaactttttagtttataaaatgatctctaatttagtcactataacaactaattttttttttctctaaaattgatttttattgaatatttttttcttataatatatatcactagtatttatatttttttttaatagaccTCAACGGTCATGGATCCATTCGTagataaaaaaacaattcaatTCTACCTTAATCACATTTTCCAGATAAATTGACTTAATTAccgtttaaataaaattttactgAATCTATTTAGATTAGATGAGTCATTAGAATTTTTCCACCATTCGATGTTGGCCATTTTGACTATCTGGTAGTAAAGTTATTGTTAATAAATGGTGACTTGAAGATATAGAGAACCTGATTCAGCATGTTCCCAAAGCCCTATGGAAGTGCAGTGGAAATTGGCAGGGCAGGGCCAACATGCATGCATGTCTCTTGCCCTtatgcattattattattattctataCGATATGACTCCTGAGACTCATAGTCACATCACTCATCTAACTCTAACAATAGTAACACTGCAACCACCTCTCATGGCTACAAACTACCACCTCTACTCTATTATAGTCTTCTTGACCAGTTTTCACCACCTTTACAACCCTTTTTTTCTAGTCTGAGTTATGTCATTTTTCTTACAGAGAAACTGTGTTATGTCACCTAGGCTTTTGTTTAGACTATGTGAATTAGGAGGAACGGAAATGGGTTAAAGGAGAGAGATAGAAAGGTAAGTTGAAAATATCCATAGGAGTTCCTTTTTGTGATGTGAAAATGAGAAGAATTTCGTCACCCATATACGTGTTTTTCatgttttcttcttttgtgGTCTCCCATCTTCTAATTCTCACTGGTACCCAACCAGGTCTAATGCACATATCACTCCtcacctttttttttatgtcttaCACGATGTTCCATCAAAAATCAAGAGACTGCGATGTCAATTTATCTTTTCACTATGAGACACAATAATAT encodes:
- the LOC137808405 gene encoding GTPase ERA-like, chloroplastic isoform X1, whose protein sequence is MEKLASSTATVPTQHFLFQLQHSLFPICAFATFHRNPTQSLSHLSSRTRHRRFQVFHAKQDQLWVGEEELKLQLKEAEEEEKDSYLDEDDSSFLSLSDKPDRNIALLDDYESEELDFDTGPDHRSGYVALLGKPNVGKSTLANQMLGQKLSIVTDKPQTTRHRILCICSGTDYQMILYDTPGVLQKEMHMLDSMMMKNVRSAAVNADCVLVLVDARKAPEKIDGLLEEGIGDLKDKPPTLLIINKKDLVKPGELAKKLEWYEKFTDVDEVIPVSAKYGQGVEDVKDWILSKIPNGPAYYPKDIVSEHPERFFVSEIVREKIFIQYRNEIPYACQVNVVNYKARPNAKDYIQVEILVEKNSQKIILIGKEGKALKLLAMAARLDVEDFLQKKVYLEIEVKIKENWRQDEGLLKHYGYGGQIRVI
- the LOC137808405 gene encoding GTPase ERA-like, chloroplastic isoform X2, which codes for MEKLASSTATVPTQHFLFQLQHSLFPICAFATFHRNPTQSLSHLSSRTRHRRFQVFHAKQDQLWVGEEELKLQLKEAEEEEKDSYLDEDDSSFLSLSDKPDRNIALLDDYESEELDFDTGPDHRSGYVALLGKPNVGKSTLANQMLGQKLSIVTDKPQTTRHRILCICSGTDYQMILYDTPGVLQKEMHMLDSMMMKNVRSAAVNADCVLVLVDARKAPEKIDGLLEEGIGDLKDKPPTLLIINKKDLVKPGELAKKLEWYEKFTDVDEVIPVSAKYGQGVEDVKDWILSKIPNGPAYYPKDIVSEHPERFFVSEIVREKIFIQYRNEIPYACQVNVVNYKARPNAKDYIQVEILVEKNSQKIILIGKEGKALKLLAMAARLDVEDFLQKKVYLEDEGLLKHYGYGGQIRVI